In Flavobacterium luteolum, the DNA window TAGAAATGCGTATCGGAAGCGATAATCCTGTGACAAGACAAGGATTTTTGGCTATGTACGCTAATCCTGTTGTCAATAAATTGAAATACCAAGATGTCATCTAAAGCAAGAATACTATTAGTTTATACCGGAGGAACCATCGGTATGAGCAAAGATTTTGAAACTGGAGCGTTGAAAGCCTTCAATTTTGGTAAATTAATTCAGAAAATCCCGGAAATTAAACAATTGGACTGCGAAATCGAATCGATTTCATTTGAAGATCCAATTGATTCTTCGAATATGAATCCCGAAATGTGGACAAGAATTGCCACCATTATCGAGGAAAATTACAACGTTTACGACGGATTTGTTGTCCTTCACGGATCAGATACTATGTCGTATTCGGCTTCGGCATTGAGTTTTATGCTCGAGAATTTAGCAAAACCAGTTGTGTTTACAGGTTCACAATTGCCAATTGGAGATTTGCGTACCGATGCAAAAGAAAACCTGATTACAGCAATACAGATTGCTTCACTTTTAGAAGACGGAAAGCCAGTTATTAATGAGGTTTGTCTGTATTTTGAATACAAGTTATACCGCGGAAACCGAACCTCTAAAGTAAATGCTGAACATTTTAGGGCTTTTACAGCGCCAAATTATCCTGAATTGGTAGAATCTGGTGTTCATTTAAAACTAAACAGACATTTATTTCTTCCTGTAAATAAAGACGCAAAACTGATCGTTCATAAGAATTTGGACAATCATGTTGCCATCATCAAAATGTTTCCTGGAATGAGCGAAGTAGTTCTGGCTTCGATCCTTTCTACCAAAGGATTGCGAGGAATTATTCTAGAAACTTACGGCTCAGGAAATGCTCCAACAGAGGACTGGTTTTTAAATCTAATAGAAAAAGCCATCAAATCTGGAATGCATATCGTAAACGTAACACAATGTTCTGGCGGAAGTGTCAATATGGGGCAATACGAAACCAGTACTGCTTTGAAATCGCTTGGAGTTATTTCTGGAAAAGATATTACTACAGAAGCTGCAATTACTAAATTAATGTATCTGTTAGGGCATAATATTCCGCAAAATGAATTTAAAGATATTTTTGAGACTGCACTTCGCGGGGAAATATCTTAGAATTTAAATTGCAATATTTTAAATCCCAAATTCCAATGTTTCGTCGTAAAGAACTTTGTAAAAGTTTTAAACTTTGACAAAGTTGATCAGCCTTGTTTTTTCAATCCTGTAAAACTTTGGAGGTAATTGGAATTTAGTCTCGATGCTTCGAGATTAAAATTTGGAATTTCTATACTCAACCGGACAAGTCTCCAAATCCTCTGAAGCTTTTTGTTTCTTGTAATACACATAAACAATAACAGAAAGAATACAAATAATTCCCTGAATGGCAACGGTAGTTCTTACGCCAAGCGAATGAGAAACATAACCGATAATTAAACTTCCAACAGGAATCATTCCTTGATACGCCATCATGTAATAACTAATACTTCTAGAACGCATACTAACAATACTATGAGTCTGAATATAAATGTTAATCGATGAGGTTTGTCCCATCATTCCGATACCGCTTAAAGTCATACAGATCAATGCAACTGTAATACTACTTGAAACTGCTAGAATAATAATACTGAAACCTAACAATAAGCTGGCTGCAATCATTAGTTTTCCCATATTTTCAGACGATTTTAAATTGGCCAAATAAATTGCTGATATAACAGAACCAATTCCGGCAGCACTCTCAAACCAGCTAAAAGTTTCGGCATTTCCGCTAAAAATATCTTTGGCGAAAACGGGCATTAAGGTGTTAAAAGAAATTACAAACAAACTGCTGCAAGTCAGCATCAAAAGCATTCTTGCCATTTCGCTTTCTTTTTTCACATAATCAAGGCCTTCTATAAGATCGTCCAGCATATTTAATTTGTTTTCGGCTTTAATGTGTGGTGTGATTTTCATCATCATCAACGAAATTAGGACGGGCACATAACTAATAAAGTTTCCGATAAAACAAATATCTTCTCCATATTGATGCAGAATAATTCCCGCAAGTGCCGGTCCGGCGATTCTAGCAAAATTGTTTAAAGTGGAGTTAAGAGCCACAGCATTTGGAAGATCTTCTTTATTATCGACAATATCAATCATCATGGTTTGACGGCAAGTCATATCAAAAGCATTAATAATTCCCTGAATTAAACTCAATGCTAGAATAAAATTGATATTGTAAATTTTAAGATAAATAAGCAAAGCCAAAGCTCCAGCTTGAAGCATCGCCAAAGATTGCAAAACCATCATGGCACGGTGTCTGTCATAACGGCCAATAATGCTTCCTGCAAGAGGTGCCAGAAATAAAGACGGAATCATGCTTAAAAAAGTCGCTAATCCCAGTAGAAAAACAGATCCAGTTATGCTGTAAACCATCCAGCTTACGGCGGTTTTCTGCATCCAGGTTCCAATTACTGAAACAGATTGTCCATAAAAGAACAATTTGAAATTTTTTGATTTTAACGCTTTAAACATAGTCCTAAATATTTAATACAAAGGTCGGGATTATGATTTCATTAGAAAAATTAATAATTTTACTGATAATAAGTAGTAAAACTTATCAACATGGAAATCTATCAACTGCAATATTTTATTAAAACGGCTGAGGTTTTGCACTTTACCAAAGCGGCAGAATTGTGTTTTGTGACGCAATCGGGACTTTCACAGCAAATAAAGAAACTCGAAGAAGAATTGGGAATGCCATTGTTTAAGAGAATTGGTAAGAAAGTGCAATTGACAGAAGCTGGTGCAGTTTTCTTGATTCATGCTAAAAAAGTGGTCGAAAACGTCGAAAATGGAAAACAGGCCATTGAAGATTTAAACGAAATGATTGGCGGAGAACTCCGAATAGGTGTAACCTATATTTTCGGATTATTGATTCTGCCTGTTGTAAATGCATTTGCCAAGAGATATCTGAATTTAAGAATTGTTGTAGAATATGGCACAACAGAAGCTTTAGAACAAAAACTCATTAATAATGAATTGGATTTGGTTCTGGTAATTTCATCGCATGAGATTGGACCTCCAATCCAGAAAGTGCCTTTGTTTACCTCAAACATGGTTATGGCGGTTTCAAAATCGAACTCTTTGGCGGAACTAGAAAAAATACCGTTTAAGAGATTAGATGAAGTGCCATTAATTCTTCCAGGAAAAGGTTCCAATTCGCGAGAATACGTTGAATTGCTGTTTGCAAAACACAATATGAATCCGAAAATTTCGATCGAGTTAAATTCGATTCATGCGCTATTGCAAATGGTAGAAAACAGTGATTGGGCAACCATTGTAGCCGAAAAAGCTTTGAAAGGCTGGGAGCATAGTCTTAAAGCTATTCAGATTACAGGTGTAGTAACCAAGCGAGATTCGTTTATGCTGACAATTGGCAGTTATCAAAAGAAAGCAGTAAAATTGTTTATGGAGGAATTTAGAAAAAGTATAAACGAATCTTAATTTTACTTTTTAAACTCGATTTTTTTTGTGTTATTTGCAGACCAAAATAGAAAGGTGTCCGAGTGGTTTAAGGAGCTAGCCTGGAAAGCTAGTATATGGGTAACTGTATCGAGGGTTCGAATCCCTTCCTTTCTGCGAGTTTTTAACTAAAAATAATACCAAACCTCGAAATTCATGTTTCGAGGTTTTTTTATTGAATTTTTCGAAAATAAAAACTCTCTTCTGATAAAAATGTCTCAAAAATTTCAAAATAAATATCGTATTTCATCGGCTCGATTGCAAAATTGGGATTATGGTGAAAATGGTGCTTATTTTATTACGATTTGTACTCAAAACAGAGAGCATTATTTTGGAGAAATCGTTGATACGAAATTTATTGCGTCTGAATTGGGTATTTTGGCAGAAAAATTTTGGTTGGAAATTACTGAACATTTTCCGTATGTGGAATTGGGTAATTTTGTTATCATGCCTAATCACGTACATGGGATTTTGATTATTGATAAAAATGCGTCGGTTTCCGTAGAGACGCGATTAATCGCGTCTCTACCCGAAATGACAAATAAAATAGGTGGTTTTGCCAAAGATAAAAACCCGATGCTACAAGACAATATTTCAAGAATTATAAGATGGTATAAAGGCAGATGTTCTTTTGAAATGAGAAAATTACATTGTGATTTTAGTTGGCAATCGCGTTTTTA includes these proteins:
- a CDS encoding LysR substrate-binding domain-containing protein; protein product: MEIYQLQYFIKTAEVLHFTKAAELCFVTQSGLSQQIKKLEEELGMPLFKRIGKKVQLTEAGAVFLIHAKKVVENVENGKQAIEDLNEMIGGELRIGVTYIFGLLILPVVNAFAKRYLNLRIVVEYGTTEALEQKLINNELDLVLVISSHEIGPPIQKVPLFTSNMVMAVSKSNSLAELEKIPFKRLDEVPLILPGKGSNSREYVELLFAKHNMNPKISIELNSIHALLQMVENSDWATIVAEKALKGWEHSLKAIQITGVVTKRDSFMLTIGSYQKKAVKLFMEEFRKSINES
- a CDS encoding asparaginase, with the protein product MSSKARILLVYTGGTIGMSKDFETGALKAFNFGKLIQKIPEIKQLDCEIESISFEDPIDSSNMNPEMWTRIATIIEENYNVYDGFVVLHGSDTMSYSASALSFMLENLAKPVVFTGSQLPIGDLRTDAKENLITAIQIASLLEDGKPVINEVCLYFEYKLYRGNRTSKVNAEHFRAFTAPNYPELVESGVHLKLNRHLFLPVNKDAKLIVHKNLDNHVAIIKMFPGMSEVVLASILSTKGLRGIILETYGSGNAPTEDWFLNLIEKAIKSGMHIVNVTQCSGGSVNMGQYETSTALKSLGVISGKDITTEAAITKLMYLLGHNIPQNEFKDIFETALRGEIS
- a CDS encoding transposase, giving the protein MSQKFQNKYRISSARLQNWDYGENGAYFITICTQNREHYFGEIVDTKFIASELGILAEKFWLEITEHFPYVELGNFVIMPNHVHGILIIDKNASVSVETRLIASLPEMTNKIGGFAKDKNPMLQDNISRIIRWYKGRCSFEMRKLHCDFSWQSRFYDHIIRNERSFENIQNYIEDNPMNWNEDKFYGK
- a CDS encoding MFS transporter, whose translation is MFKALKSKNFKLFFYGQSVSVIGTWMQKTAVSWMVYSITGSVFLLGLATFLSMIPSLFLAPLAGSIIGRYDRHRAMMVLQSLAMLQAGALALLIYLKIYNINFILALSLIQGIINAFDMTCRQTMMIDIVDNKEDLPNAVALNSTLNNFARIAGPALAGIILHQYGEDICFIGNFISYVPVLISLMMMKITPHIKAENKLNMLDDLIEGLDYVKKESEMARMLLMLTCSSLFVISFNTLMPVFAKDIFSGNAETFSWFESAAGIGSVISAIYLANLKSSENMGKLMIAASLLLGFSIIILAVSSSITVALICMTLSGIGMMGQTSSINIYIQTHSIVSMRSRSISYYMMAYQGMIPVGSLIIGYVSHSLGVRTTVAIQGIICILSVIVYVYYKKQKASEDLETCPVEYRNSKF